From Nicotiana tabacum cultivar K326 chromosome 15, ASM71507v2, whole genome shotgun sequence, the proteins below share one genomic window:
- the LOC142169600 gene encoding uncharacterized protein LOC142169600 yields the protein MEILYVYEAASVQLINKSKSTLNMHHSASEIVLDKIQRIRGIRRQEFSFTYLGCQMFYTRRKMDHYRDLMSKILDKLQSWKGNLLSIGRRAVLISHVLQSMPIHLLSVVNPPNCVIKKLAKLFARFFWSNYIDGRSRHCASWDTLCLLKEEGGVGFRFLHDVSKALFCKLWFGCFIFITPPELYYDESIQNIVDVVQADGWHEVKLREILPDDLATHIKDNIKPPRGTLLHQCPTL from the exons ATGGAGATATTATATGTTTATGAGGCTGCGTCTGTCCAGTTAATAAACAAATCCAAATCTACCTTGAATATGCACCACTCAGCCAGTGAAATAGTACTTGATAAAATCCAGCGGATTAGAGGAATTAGGAGGCAAGAGTTCTCATTCACTTATCTAGGATGTCAAATGTTTTACACTCGAAGGAAAATGGATCATTACAGGGATCTTATGAGTAAAATTCTGGACAAATTACAATCATGGAAGGGCAACTTGTTGTCAATAGGAAGGAGAGCAGTGTTGATTTCACATGTTTTGCAAAGCATGCCTATTCACTTACTCTCAGTAGTGAACCCTCCTAATTGTGTGATTAAGAAGCTGGCTAAACTTTTTGCTAGGTTTTTTTGGAGCAACTACATTGATGGAAGAAGTAGGCATTGTGCATCTTGGGACACTTTGTGTTTACTCAAAGAGGAGGGAGGAGTAGGATTTAGATTCTTACATGATGTATCTAAAGCCTTGTTTTGCAAGCTTTG GTTTGGGTGCTTTATATTTATTACACCTCCAGAATTATATTATGATGAATCAATTCAAAATATAGTGGATGTGGTGCAAGCTGATGGCTGGCATGAAGTCAAACTAAGAGAAATTCTACCGGATGACTTGGCTACTCATATTAAGGACAACATTAAGCCTCCAAGG GGAACATTACTGCATCAATGTCCTACTCTTTAA